The following nucleotide sequence is from Halobacillus mangrovi.
TGTTTACAGGAACCAAAAAACTGACCTCCCTCCCCGAAACGATGATTAACGTGAAGGGAGCTTATCGGAACGTCTTATTTATGGAATCTTTACTTTTACTTTCTAGATGAGTTTTCCAATGGATTTTACAATTTCTAAAAAGGAAGCTTTGTCACCAAATTGATCGTACACGTTTCCTTGCTGATCAATAATCGTCGTAGTGGGGACACCTTCACACTCATATAGGTTATAAATTTCCCGGTCTCTGTCTTTCAAGGTAGGCTGTGTCAGAAATTCGTCAGCATACTGAACGCCTTTTTCTTCTTCTCTTTCTCTGCCTGATACATTGATGGTCAGCATCTTCACCTTATCATGATCCATCGTTTTATAAAGCTGCTCTTTTTTGGGGAGGTCCGAACCGCAGTCGGGACACCAGGAAACCCAAAACGTGAGAACGATCACTTTTCCAATATCTTCATCTAGCTGGTAAGATTCTTCGTTATGAATATAAGGTAGTTCAAATAGTGGTGCTTTTTTCAACTTTATACTCTCCTCTATTTTTTGTTGACGTATAGGTAGTACAATGCTAACATATTTAATAATTTCATATCGACATCTTCACTTATCCAGAGTGGCGGAGGGACTGGCCCTTTGATGCCCAGCAACCGGCTCCATATGAGCACGGTGCTAATTCCTGCAAAGCGATTATCGCTTTGATAGATGAGAAGAGGTAAAAGCGGAAATCTCTTCTTAATAGAAGGGATTTTTTTGTTGCCTGTTTCTTTTTTATGAAAGTAGTTAATTTTCTGCTTTTTTAGTTGACACAAATTTTTGGCGGTGATACAATCCTTTTTGTACTGCTTAAGTGAGTTAAAGTGATAATAATTTAATATACTAAAATCTCTTATCCAGAGTGGCGGAGGGACTGGCCCGATGATGCCCGGCAACCAACGAACGTCCTGTTCGAGAAGGTGCCAATTCCTGCAGAGCGTAAGCCCTGGCAGATGAGAGAACAGATTTTCATTGGATACATACGCCTTTCTGTTCTCTGAACCAGAAAGGCGTTTTTTTATGGAGGGACAACATGATTACAATCAAAGGCTTATCCAAAGTATTTCATACAAAAGATAAACAGGTAACTGCTGTAGATAACCTCGATCTTTCAATAAAAAAAGGGGAAATCTACGGTGTGATCGGATACAGTGGTGCCGGTAAAAGTACGTTTATAAGGTTATTGAATCGACTGGAAGATCCTACGGACGGTAAGGTGACCATCAATGATCAGGAACTGACCTCCCTGAGAAAAGGGAAGTTGAGAGTAGCGCGTCAGGAAATTGGGATGATTTTTCAGCACTTCAACTTACTTTGGTCTAGAACCGTTCATGATAATATCGCTTTTCCTCTGGAAATTGCCGGTACACCAAAAGCAGAAAGGCAAAAAAGAGTCGATGAATTAATAGACTTGGTGGGATTAAGCGGTCGTGGAAATTCATATCCTTCTCAGCTTAGTGGAGGGCAAAAACAGAGAGTAGGTATTGCTCGTGCTTTAGCAAATAACCCTAAAGTGCTTCTTTGCGACGAAGCAACCTCCGCTCTTGACCCTGAGACGACAGATTCAATTTTGGATCTGCTTGTAGATATCAACGAAAAATTAGGGCTGACTATAGTTCTGATCACTCATGAAATGCACGTTATTCGCAAAATTTGTCACCAGGTGGCAGTTATGGAAGAAGGGAAGATCGTCGAGCAGGGAGATGTTCTAGATGTTTTCCTTCATCCAAAACAGCAAGTGACGAAGAAATTCGTTGATCAGGTTATGGGAGATCCAGAAAAAGAACACTCCCTGGGACTTATAAAAGACAATTATAAGAGTGGGGAGATCGTAAGACTACACTTCGTTGGTGACAGTGCGAACCAAGCATTGATTAGTGATCTATCTAGAAAGTTTGAACTAGATGTCAACATTTTGCATGGTAAGATCACTCAAACGCAAAAAGGTGCCTATGGAACCATGTTTGTTCAACTTGAAGGTACTAAAGAAGAAATTAACCGGGCGATCCAGTACATCAAAGAAACGTCAGTAGAAGTGGAGGTGAACCCGAATGTTTAATCAATGGTTTCCGAATGTAAGTGTGGAAGACATGATTACGGCTACAAATGAAACATTATATATGACTTTAGTTTCTGTAGCAGGAACATTTATTATCGGGCTGTTCCTTGGGTTGCTGCTCTTTTTGTCTGGTCCAGGAGGGCTTTGGCAGAACAAGGTTTTAAATATGATTACAGCATCGGTTGTTAACGTGTTCCGTGCGATTCCTTTCATTATATTAATTTTACTATTATTCCCATTCACTGACTTCTTAATGGGAACCATCCGTGGTCCAAAAGCAGCGTTACCCGCTCTTATTATCGGGGGAGCCCCATTCTATGCTCGTTTAGTTGAGATCGCCCTGAAAGAGGTAAACAAAGGGGTGGTAGAAGCGGCGAAAGCAATGGGGGCAAAATACTCAACCATTATCTTTAAAGTACTGCTTCCGGAATCGATGCCAGCCTTAATATCAGGAATCACAGTGACGGCGATCGCTTTGATCGGCTACACAGCAGTTGCAGGAGCTATTGGGGCTGGTGGTTTAGGTGACTTTGCTTATTTCTACGGGTTTCAGCGTAGTAACTGGGATGTTGTATTTATTTGTACTATTCTAATCATCATTATTGTGTTCATTTTCCAATTCCTCGGAGATCTTATTACCCGTAAATTGGATAAAAGATAAATATAAAATAAAGGGAGAGTTTTAAAATGAAAAAATTATGGACAGCCGCATTGGCCTTATTATTTGTACTTGTACTCGCTGCATGTGGGTCTTCTGAAGAAAATGCATCAGGTTCTGAAGAAAGCAGCGGAGAGGAAAGCTCTGAGATTAAAGTAGGAGCAACAAGTGTTCCTCATGCTGAAGTATTGGAACAAGCAAAACCTATTCTTGAAGAAGAAGGAATTACCTTGAAGATTGAAGAATATCAGGACTACATTCTTCCGAATAAAGATTTGGCTGAAGGACGTATAGATGCAAACTACTTTCAAACCATTCCTTATTTAGAGCTGCAAGAAGAAGAGAATGACTATGACTTTGCAAATCTTGGCGGTATTCATATTGAACCAATTGGAGTTTACTCTCAAAAGTATGACAATCTTGAAGATATTGAAGAAGGCACAACACTAGTCATGAGCCGTTCTGTTTCAACACATGGCCGTGTTCTTTCCTTGTTAGAAAAAGAAGGGCTTATTAAGCTGGATGAGAGTGTTGAAAAAGTAGACGCAACGGTTGATGATATTGTAGAAAATCCGAAGAACCTTGAATTTGATACAGGCGTAGATGCTGCTAACCTACCTGAAGTTTATAAACGTGAGGAAGAGGTGCTTGCTGCAATTAATACAAACTATGCTATTGAAGCAGGGCTTTCCCCTCAGGAAGATGCGATCATTCTTGAAGGCACTGATTCTCCTTATGTAAATGTGGTAGCAGCTCAAAGTAAAGATAAAGATTCCGAAGCACTAAATAAGCTAGTAGAGGTTCTTCGTTCTGAAGAAATTCAAACTTTCATTAAAGAAGAATATGATGGAGCAGTTGTACCTGTAGAAGGAGCATCTGAATAAGCGGATAAAATAGGTGATTGCGGTTTATACTAACCGCAGTCACTTATTTTTTTTGGAGGTTATGATGATGCCAGAACAAGAAATGAATTGGACACAAGCTTATCTGCATGATTATAAGGAAGGAATGGGAATATTTTCAGAACGCATGCCTGAAGTCTCCCATCAGTTTAGTCAATTTTCCGAAGCCTGCTTCAAAGAAGGAGAACTATCCAAGAAGCAAAAACAATTAATGGCATTAGGAATTAGTATCGTAGCTCAAGATGAATATTGCATGATTTATCACACGAAGGGGTGTGTAGATCAAGGGGCTAGTGAAAAAGAAGTATTAGAGGCATGTGGTGTAGCGGCAGCTTTTGGCGGGGGAGCTGCTCTCAGTCAGGCTGTTACTCTAGTGCAAGAAGCTTACGCAGATCTTACGACAAACTTGAATTAATTGAATAGTTAGAAAAAAGAAGCAAATCGATGGTATTAACTATATGATGAAGAATCAAACGCTTACATGAATGAAATTCATTTGAAAATACTCATTTCCAGGTTTATTTACAATTTGTTCCGGGTAATTGTTTTATGATAATCTGAATTGTGTAAATAATCTGAAAGGGTGGATTCGTTATTAGTGACGATCTGAATTTGAATTATACTGCTGAGATGGATAAAGCCATGCACAAAGCGCATAACATGAGTTATGCGGAGTACAGCAGAAAGTTAGATACCCGATTAAAAGTGGAAGAAAAACGTCAACGCGAATTCGAACAAAGTCAAAAAATGTTTGCAGAAGTAGAACGCCAATTGCATAAATAAAGATCGAATCAGGTAACCTTTAGTTACCTGATTTTTTCATGTTATAATGACATAGAATTTGTATATAATTTTGTTGGAAAAGCTCGAAGAATGTAGGAGTTTGAGCGGTTTTGTATCAATAGTAAAAAGTTGATATCAATTTCTATATGATATAAGATTGTAATGAGAATAAATTGAGAATGGTTCTTTGATCCATATTCAACCAGCAAAATTCCTAATAATAGATACTGGAGGTATTAACTATGGCAGGATCAACTTTAGAAATTAAAGATCTTCACGTAGAGATCGAGGGTCAAGAAATCCTAAAAGGTGTTAATCTTACAATCAACGGCGGTGAATTCCACGCTGTTATGGGACCTAACGGAACAGGTAAATCTACTTTGGCTTCCGCAATCATGGGTCACCCTAAATATGAAGTAACAAAAGGCGAAATCTTGCTTGATGGCGAGAACGTTCTTGAAATGGAAGTAGACGAGCGTGCACAAGCTGGACTATTCCTTGCTATGCAATACCCTAGTGAAATCAGTGGAGTCACAAACTCTGACTTCCTTCGCTCAGCAATCAATGCTCAACGTGAAGAAGGCGATGAAATCTCCCTGATGAAATTCATTAAAGATATGGATTCTAAGATGGACACGTTAGACATGGACAAAAACATGGCGCAGCGTTACTTGAACGAAGGCTTCTCCGGCGGTGAGAAGAAACGTAATGAAATTTTGCAATTGATGATGATTCAACCAGCTATCGCAATCCTTGACGAGATCGACTCCGGTCTTGATATTGATGCGCTGAAAGTCGTTTCCAAAGGGATCAACGAGATGCGTAACGACGCATTCGGCTGCCTAATCATTACACACTATCAGCGTCTTCTTAACTACATCACTCCAGACAATGTACACGTGATGATGCAAGGGCGTGTAGTTAAATCTGGCGGACCTGAACTTGCTCAACGTCTTGAAGAAGAAGGTTATGAGTGGATTAAAGAAGAGCTAGGAATTGAAGATGAGACGGTAGGACAAAAAGCGTAATCAAGATAGGAGGGTTAACATGACAGTAGAAGTCACACTACCATACGATAAAGAGTATGTTACTCAATTTTCCCAAGGCCAACAAGAGCCTGAATGGATGACAAACCTTCGTCTTAGCGCCTTGGAAAAATCTGAATCTCTGCCGCTTCCTAAACCGGATAAAACGAATATCCAAAAATGGAACTTCACAGAGTTCAATCATCAGGTTAAAGGAGAAGCCATTGATTCTTTAGACTCCTTACCAGTTGAAATTCAGGACTTTTTAGATAAAGAGAAAGAACAGCAGAATCTTGTAATTCAGCGGAATCATACTGTTGCTTACGGAACCATCGACCAGAAGCTGAAAGATCAAGGTGTGATCTTTACTGATATCGGCACAGCGCTTCGTGAGCACGGTGAGTTGGTAGAAAAATATTATATGAACGATGCGGTACACATGGACGAGCATCGTCTTACAGCCCTCCATGCGGCATTAATGAATGGTGGTATTTTCCTATACGTGCCAAAAAACGTACAAATTGAAGAGCCGATTCAAGCAATCTTCTGGCAGGAAGATCCACAGGCATCTTTAATCAACCATATTCTCGTTGTGGCAGAAGAAAACAGTTCAGTAACGTATGTAGAGAACTACATCTCTCATAATAAAGAAGAGAAAACTTCAGCTAACATCATTACAGAAGTAATCGCTAAAGATGGAGCGAAAGTTTCATTCGGAGCTGTTGACAACTTCGAAGCTGGTACAACCGTTTACACGAATCGTCGCGGTGTTGCCTATCGTGACGCGGTCATCGAATGGGCGCTTGGCCAAATGAATGAAGGTAACACGGTTTCTGAAAATATCACTCACTTGATCGGTGATAATTCTCATTCCAATGCTAAAACAGTTGCGATCGGAAGAGGAACTCAGAAACAAAACTTTACAGCGAATATCACTCATTTCGGTAAAGGTTCTGACGGATATATCCTTCAGCATGGTGTCATGAAAGATAAAGCATCTGCCATTTTTAATGGAATTGGTAAAATCGAGCACGGTGCATCTAAATCTAATGCTGAACAAGAATCTCGGGTGTTAATGCTAAGTAAGGACGCTCGAGGTGATGCTAACCCGATTCTTCTCATTGATGAGGATGATGTAACAGCAGGACACGCGGCTTCCGTAGGACGAGTAGACCCGATTCAGCTTTACTATCTGATGAGCCGAGGAATATCTAAATTTGAAGCAGAGCGCTTGATCATTCACGGATTCTTAGCGCCTGTTGTTAAACAATTACCTGTGGAGGCTGTTAAACGTCAGCTTACACAAGTAATTGAAAGGAAAGTATATTAATGGACGTAAAAGCGGTACGTGATCAGTTCCCGATTCTGCATCAGGAAGTGAACGGACATCCGCTCGTCTATCTTGATTCCTCAGCAACTTCTCAAAAACCGATTCAGGTAATTGAGAAGCTGGATGAATATTACCGTGGTTACAATTCAAACGTTCACCGTGGAGTCCATACGCTGGGAACAAAAGCGACGGATGAATATGAAGGCGCACGTGAAAAAGTAAGACGCTTTATTAGTGCTTCAAGCACTCAAGAAGTCATTTTCACACGCGGGACGACCACAGCTATCAATACGGTCGCTGCAAGCTATGGACGAACGAACCTTGGAGAAGGTGATGAAGTCGTCATTACTCCAATGGAACACCATAGTAATATCATTCCTTGGCAACAAGTAGCGAAAGAGACAGGTGCTACTTTAAAATATATGCCATTACAGCCGGATGGCACGATTAGTCTTGAGGATGCAAGGGAAACGATTACTGAACGCACAAAAATAGTCGCTATCATGCACGTTTCTAACGTTTTAGGTACAATTAACCCAGTGAAAGAGATAGCACAAATCGCACACCAGCATGGGGCTGTCATGCTTGTTGATGGTGCTCAAAGTGCGCCGCACATGAGGATTGATGTTCAGGATTTAGATGCAGATTTTTATGCTTTTTCTGGACACAAAATGTGCGGGCCAACAGGTATCGGTGTACTCTATGGAAAGAAATCACTTCTTAGAGACATGGAACCAGTAGAATTCGGTGGAGAAATGATCGATTTTGTAAACTGGTATGACTCGACCTGGAAAGAGCTGCCTTGGAAATTTGAAGGCGGGACCCCGATTATTGCTGGAGCTGTCGGCTTAGGTGCAGCTATTGATTTCTTAACGGAAATCGGTCTGGATGACATTAAAGCTCATGAACAGAAACTGGCAGACTACGCTCAAGAACAAATGAAGAAAATAGATGGAATGACGATCTATGGACCAAACGAACGGGCAGGATTAGTGACATTCAATTTATCAGATGTCCACCCTCATGATTTAGCTACAGTACTTGATGCAGAGGGCATTGCTGTCAGGGCTGGACATCACTGTGCACAGCCTCTCATGAGATGGCTAGAGGTGTCAGCAACCGCGAGAGCCAGTTTTTATCTTTACAATACAGAAGAAGAGATTGACCGACTTGTTGAAGGATTACAAACAACAAAGGAGTATTTTGGCGATGTCTTTTAATAACTTAGATACGCTGTATCGCCAAGTCATCATGGATCATTACAAAAACCCAAGAAACCGCGGGTCAATCGAAGGCGATCATATGACCGTCGATATGAACAACCCGACATGCGGAGACAGGATCCAGCTTCAGTTGCAAGTGGATGATGGCATCGTTAAAGATGCTAAATTCGATGGTGAAGGCTGTTCGATCAGTTTATCTTCAGCCTCCATGATGACTCAGGCTATCAAGGGAAAACCAATAGATGAAGCACTGAAAATGTCCGAAATCTTCTCAGATTTGATGCAAGGTAAAGAAGTGGATGAAGAAGATATCGATCTTGGGGATATTGAAGCACTTCAAGGAGTTTCGAAATTCCCAGCACGAATCAAATGCGCTACGCTAGCGTGGAAGGCGATGGAAAAAGGTGTCGATGAGGAGAAGCAGGATTAAACCTGCTTCAATACCAAAAGGAGGTATATTATCATGGCTAAAAAAGCGCCAGAAGTCGGAGAGTACCAATATGGGTTCCATGAGAAAGATGTTTCGATCTTCCGTACCCAAAAAGGTTTAACGAAAGAAGTAGTTGAACAGATCTCCAATTATAAAGAGGAACCTAAGTGGATGCTTGACTTCCGTCTTAAGTCTCTAGAGCAGTTTTATAAAATGCCAATGCCTCAATGGGGCGGCGATTTGTCCGAATTAAACTTTGATGATATTACGTATTACGTGAAGCCTTCTGAACGTTCTGAGCGTTCTTGGGACGAGGTTCCAGAAGAAATTAAGAATACCTTTGATCGTCTTGGAATTCCAGAAGCGGAGCAAAAATACCTTGCCGGTGTTTCCGCTCAGTATGAATCCGAGGTTGTTTATCACAATATGGAGAAAGACCTTGAAGAATTAGGTGTTATCTTTAAAGATACAGACTCAGCTCTAAAAGAGAATGAAGATATCTTTAAAGAATACTTCGGTAAAGTGATTCCTCCATCTGATAACAAATTCGCAGCGTTGAACTCTGCAGTATGGTCCGGAGGCTCCTTCATTTATGTGCCGAAAGACACGAAGGTAGAAACACCACTGCAAGCGTACTTCCGTATTAACTCTGAAAATATGGGGCAGTTCGAGCGTACGTTAATCATTGCAGACGAAGGATCTTCTGTACACTATGTAGAGGGTTGTACAGCACCTACGTACTCTTCAAGCTCTCTACACAGTGCGGTAGTAGAAATCTTTGTGAAAGATAACGCTTATTGTCGTTATACAACGATCCAGAACTGGGCAAACAACGTTTATAACCTGGTTACAAAACGTGCGGTAGCTGAGTCTAACGCAACGATGGAATGGGTTGATGGTAACCTTGGATCCAAGCTTACGATGAAGTATCCTGCTGTTCTCCTTAAAGGTGAAGGAGCACGAGGAATGACTCTATCCATCGCACTTGCCGGTAAAGGCCAGCACCAGGATGCAGGAGCCAAAATGCACCACTTGGCGCCAAATACGTCCTCAACGATCGTTTCTAAATCCATCTCTAAACATGGTGGTAAAGTAACGTATCGTGGTATTGTCCAATTTGGACGAAAAGCTGAAGGTGCTCGTTCCAACGTTGAATGTGATACGTTGATTATGGATAACGAGTCTACTTCAGATACGATTCCTTATAACGAAATCATGAATGAGAACATCTCTCTAGAGCACGAAGCGAAAGTTTCTAAAGTCTCTGAAGAGCAATTGTTCTATCTAATGAGTCGAGGCATCTCTGAAGAAGAGGCGACTGAAATGATCGTCATGGGCTTCATCGAGCCATTCACAAAAGAGCTGCCAATGGAATATGCCGTAGAAATGAACCGTCTGATCAAATTCGAAATGGAAGGTTCTATTGGTTAAAAAAAATTAGACCCTTATCCCAACAATGCTTGGGATAAGGGTTTTTATTTCTATTAACTCACGTTAGGTTTTATTAGGGGAATTATTCAACTATATGGCAGGATAGTGAAAGAATTGTTTTAGGGCTGTTTAAAAGTTTCCGTTGTCATAGATAGAACTAGGAGGATCATTCGCATGTGCTAAGTCTCCTCAGACTACGTCTTCCGGGGTCTCACCTATCATGGTCATCCCACAGGAGTCTCACAATTTCTCGGACCTCCTTCGTTTATGAGAAGTACGGAAGCATATCGGGTTCACTATTCTAACCCTTATTAATACACGCTTAAGATATTAAAAAGTCCTTCTGTGACGCCAGTAAATAGTATGAATATTAGAAATCTCCTGAAAGCCGGATGCTTTCATATTTCGATGAGTTCGCTCATTACTTAATGAGTGGGTGGATGGAAAACGTCGAGACTCCCGCGGGAGAAGGAGCTAGGCGAGACCCCACAAGGAGCATAGCGACTGAGGAGGCTTGCCAGTCCCCCCCCCCCCGCAGGAAAGCGAGTCGTTTTCCATTCACCCCTTCCCTTTAAATCGTAACGGACCCTTTTGAAGCAATGAAAAGCCCCTCCTTCATCTTAAAGCAGGGGCTTACTCATGCGCATATATCTAATAACAACAGAGAACTAGTGCTTGGTGTGTGGAAGACTTTCTTCCAGGTTTAGTTCATCCATAAGGTTGGACAATTCATCCAGCAACAATTGATAAATCGCTTTAGTATGCTTTTTCTTACTATCAATATTTTCACGGTATTTATTAAACATCTCGAGCCAATCCTTTAGGTCGTTAATTTCACCTAACTGTCTCTGGAACGACTTAAAATACTTTGCTTCTTGCTTGTAATCAGATGCATAAATTTCGTGAAGGGCATTATGAATGTATCTGATTTTTTTAGAAATAATTCGAACGGAGTGTAAGGCATCTAAGGTATGTTTATCATTATGATCCTGTTTTGAAGACAATTCTAAATACTTTTCAACGGCTTGAGCAAATCCGTTTTCGAAATCCTGGATCCTCTCTTCCACTAGTAGAGGCAGCACATAATAGCGAATTTCCTGATCTTTAAAATGCTTCCATTGCTCTACAAACGTTTCATTGATAATTTTCGGAAGCTTACTTTTAAGATTCTTGTGATGTTTAATCTTTTTCTTTCCTGCCTGATCACTGAGCTGGCGATAAACTTCCTCATACTGCTCCTTAGAAGTTTTCTCTGCACGTTCTTTGAACTCGTCCATAAACACCTCGCTCTCTCTTACTTTGCCTAAGCGTTTATGAGCAGCATTTAAACGATCCAATAATGGATGGTTGGTGACCTGGATAAACTCCATCAGAGCACGGATCTTACGTCCATTGACACGAGCCTGATGCACACTTTCCTCATCTTCTTGTTCAAGGGAAAGTTCACAATACTCCAGGTAACTACTAACTAACCCCTGCATGTATACCCTCCAGCGGTTTACCACTTGTTCATTACCCTCTCCAAGACAATCTTCACAAACGAATGCTTTTTTAACGGATACCAGAGTATCTGAGGATCCGCAAATTTCACACACTTGAACTTCGTCTTGCCAGACCGCATAGTCATGATCTGTCGTAATATCAATTTTCTTTTCTTGATTCCAATCCAATTCATTCTTATAATTGGCGGGAATAAGTAAGCGCCCCTGGCTGTCCAGCGCCTTAAATGCTTCGTTTTCCTCAGTAGTTTTAGAAAGCTTAAGTTCTTTTTTGAGACTTAAAGGTCCAAGCTTAAGATTTTTGTTAGAAAATTCTACCTGGTTTCTTATTTCCTTAGGAATTACCAGCCTGCCCCTATGATCGATCTGTCTTATATAATGATCACTCATAACTTAACGCCTACCTTTTAATAGCTTATATTATTGGTAATTCCCAAAGATAAGTCATTTCTAACAGGTGATTTCAGGTGCGAGCACGTCATACTATTCTAGTTTTGTTGAAGTACACGGTCCAAAGCATTTATTTGCCATAGAATCTTAACAGA
It contains:
- a CDS encoding TlpA family protein disulfide reductase, whose product is MKKAPLFELPYIHNEESYQLDEDIGKVIVLTFWVSWCPDCGSDLPKKEQLYKTMDHDKVKMLTINVSGREREEEKGVQYADEFLTQPTLKDRDREIYNLYECEGVPTTTIIDQQGNVYDQFGDKASFLEIVKSIGKLI
- a CDS encoding methionine ABC transporter ATP-binding protein, whose amino-acid sequence is MITIKGLSKVFHTKDKQVTAVDNLDLSIKKGEIYGVIGYSGAGKSTFIRLLNRLEDPTDGKVTINDQELTSLRKGKLRVARQEIGMIFQHFNLLWSRTVHDNIAFPLEIAGTPKAERQKRVDELIDLVGLSGRGNSYPSQLSGGQKQRVGIARALANNPKVLLCDEATSALDPETTDSILDLLVDINEKLGLTIVLITHEMHVIRKICHQVAVMEEGKIVEQGDVLDVFLHPKQQVTKKFVDQVMGDPEKEHSLGLIKDNYKSGEIVRLHFVGDSANQALISDLSRKFELDVNILHGKITQTQKGAYGTMFVQLEGTKEEINRAIQYIKETSVEVEVNPNV
- a CDS encoding methionine ABC transporter permease; the encoded protein is MFNQWFPNVSVEDMITATNETLYMTLVSVAGTFIIGLFLGLLLFLSGPGGLWQNKVLNMITASVVNVFRAIPFIILILLLFPFTDFLMGTIRGPKAALPALIIGGAPFYARLVEIALKEVNKGVVEAAKAMGAKYSTIIFKVLLPESMPALISGITVTAIALIGYTAVAGAIGAGGLGDFAYFYGFQRSNWDVVFICTILIIIIVFIFQFLGDLITRKLDKR
- a CDS encoding MetQ/NlpA family ABC transporter substrate-binding protein; this encodes MKKLWTAALALLFVLVLAACGSSEENASGSEESSGEESSEIKVGATSVPHAEVLEQAKPILEEEGITLKIEEYQDYILPNKDLAEGRIDANYFQTIPYLELQEEENDYDFANLGGIHIEPIGVYSQKYDNLEDIEEGTTLVMSRSVSTHGRVLSLLEKEGLIKLDESVEKVDATVDDIVENPKNLEFDTGVDAANLPEVYKREEEVLAAINTNYAIEAGLSPQEDAIILEGTDSPYVNVVAAQSKDKDSEALNKLVEVLRSEEIQTFIKEEYDGAVVPVEGASE
- a CDS encoding carboxymuconolactone decarboxylase family protein, which encodes MPEQEMNWTQAYLHDYKEGMGIFSERMPEVSHQFSQFSEACFKEGELSKKQKQLMALGISIVAQDEYCMIYHTKGCVDQGASEKEVLEACGVAAAFGGGAALSQAVTLVQEAYADLTTNLN
- the sufC gene encoding Fe-S cluster assembly ATPase SufC, with the translated sequence MAGSTLEIKDLHVEIEGQEILKGVNLTINGGEFHAVMGPNGTGKSTLASAIMGHPKYEVTKGEILLDGENVLEMEVDERAQAGLFLAMQYPSEISGVTNSDFLRSAINAQREEGDEISLMKFIKDMDSKMDTLDMDKNMAQRYLNEGFSGGEKKRNEILQLMMIQPAIAILDEIDSGLDIDALKVVSKGINEMRNDAFGCLIITHYQRLLNYITPDNVHVMMQGRVVKSGGPELAQRLEEEGYEWIKEELGIEDETVGQKA
- the sufD gene encoding Fe-S cluster assembly protein SufD, with the protein product MTVEVTLPYDKEYVTQFSQGQQEPEWMTNLRLSALEKSESLPLPKPDKTNIQKWNFTEFNHQVKGEAIDSLDSLPVEIQDFLDKEKEQQNLVIQRNHTVAYGTIDQKLKDQGVIFTDIGTALREHGELVEKYYMNDAVHMDEHRLTALHAALMNGGIFLYVPKNVQIEEPIQAIFWQEDPQASLINHILVVAEENSSVTYVENYISHNKEEKTSANIITEVIAKDGAKVSFGAVDNFEAGTTVYTNRRGVAYRDAVIEWALGQMNEGNTVSENITHLIGDNSHSNAKTVAIGRGTQKQNFTANITHFGKGSDGYILQHGVMKDKASAIFNGIGKIEHGASKSNAEQESRVLMLSKDARGDANPILLIDEDDVTAGHAASVGRVDPIQLYYLMSRGISKFEAERLIIHGFLAPVVKQLPVEAVKRQLTQVIERKVY
- a CDS encoding cysteine desulfurase codes for the protein MDVKAVRDQFPILHQEVNGHPLVYLDSSATSQKPIQVIEKLDEYYRGYNSNVHRGVHTLGTKATDEYEGAREKVRRFISASSTQEVIFTRGTTTAINTVAASYGRTNLGEGDEVVITPMEHHSNIIPWQQVAKETGATLKYMPLQPDGTISLEDARETITERTKIVAIMHVSNVLGTINPVKEIAQIAHQHGAVMLVDGAQSAPHMRIDVQDLDADFYAFSGHKMCGPTGIGVLYGKKSLLRDMEPVEFGGEMIDFVNWYDSTWKELPWKFEGGTPIIAGAVGLGAAIDFLTEIGLDDIKAHEQKLADYAQEQMKKIDGMTIYGPNERAGLVTFNLSDVHPHDLATVLDAEGIAVRAGHHCAQPLMRWLEVSATARASFYLYNTEEEIDRLVEGLQTTKEYFGDVF
- the sufU gene encoding Fe-S cluster assembly sulfur transfer protein SufU — its product is MSFNNLDTLYRQVIMDHYKNPRNRGSIEGDHMTVDMNNPTCGDRIQLQLQVDDGIVKDAKFDGEGCSISLSSASMMTQAIKGKPIDEALKMSEIFSDLMQGKEVDEEDIDLGDIEALQGVSKFPARIKCATLAWKAMEKGVDEEKQD
- the sufB gene encoding Fe-S cluster assembly protein SufB, with translation MAKKAPEVGEYQYGFHEKDVSIFRTQKGLTKEVVEQISNYKEEPKWMLDFRLKSLEQFYKMPMPQWGGDLSELNFDDITYYVKPSERSERSWDEVPEEIKNTFDRLGIPEAEQKYLAGVSAQYESEVVYHNMEKDLEELGVIFKDTDSALKENEDIFKEYFGKVIPPSDNKFAALNSAVWSGGSFIYVPKDTKVETPLQAYFRINSENMGQFERTLIIADEGSSVHYVEGCTAPTYSSSSLHSAVVEIFVKDNAYCRYTTIQNWANNVYNLVTKRAVAESNATMEWVDGNLGSKLTMKYPAVLLKGEGARGMTLSIALAGKGQHQDAGAKMHHLAPNTSSTIVSKSISKHGGKVTYRGIVQFGRKAEGARSNVECDTLIMDNESTSDTIPYNEIMNENISLEHEAKVSKVSEEQLFYLMSRGISEEEATEMIVMGFIEPFTKELPMEYAVEMNRLIKFEMEGSIG
- a CDS encoding CHAD domain-containing protein; this translates as MSDHYIRQIDHRGRLVIPKEIRNQVEFSNKNLKLGPLSLKKELKLSKTTEENEAFKALDSQGRLLIPANYKNELDWNQEKKIDITTDHDYAVWQDEVQVCEICGSSDTLVSVKKAFVCEDCLGEGNEQVVNRWRVYMQGLVSSYLEYCELSLEQEDEESVHQARVNGRKIRALMEFIQVTNHPLLDRLNAAHKRLGKVRESEVFMDEFKERAEKTSKEQYEEVYRQLSDQAGKKKIKHHKNLKSKLPKIINETFVEQWKHFKDQEIRYYVLPLLVEERIQDFENGFAQAVEKYLELSSKQDHNDKHTLDALHSVRIISKKIRYIHNALHEIYASDYKQEAKYFKSFQRQLGEINDLKDWLEMFNKYRENIDSKKKHTKAIYQLLLDELSNLMDELNLEESLPHTKH